CCTGCGCGTGCGAGAGGGCAAGGCCGCCCACCCCGACGCGACCGTCGTCGACCCGGAGGTCTGGTGGACGGCGCTGCTGGAGGCCGTGCGCGCGGCTGGCGGGCTGGACGACGTCGCGGCCGTCTCGGTGAGCGGCCAGCAGCACACGCCCATCTTCCTCGACGCCTCGGGTGCCGCCGTCGCGCGGTCGCCCCTGTGGAACGACACCGGGTCGCACCCGCAGATGGTCGCGCTGAACGCCGAGCTCGGGCGGGAGGAGTGGATCCGTCGAACGGGGCTGCCGCTGACGCTCTCCGACACGGTGGTCAAAGCGCGGTGGCTGCGCGACACCGATCCGGACGCCGCTCGACGCACCGCCGCCGTCGCGGTCGTGCACGACTGGCTCACCTGGCGACTCCGCGGATTCGGACCGGGTACGGGCGGTGTCGAACGGTTGACAACGGATCGATCCGAAGCATCCGGCACCGCCTACTGGTCGGGCCAGGACGAGGCCTACACCCCCGACCTGTTCGCGCACGCCTTCGGGTCGTCGGCGATCCTGCCCGAGGTGCTCGGGCCGCTCGGTCGCGCGGGCGTGACCGGCGCGGGGATCCCCGGGGTTCCGGCCGGCATCCCGATCGGTGTGGGAAGCGGCGACAATGCGGCCGCGGCACTGGCCCTCGGACTCGAGGACGGCGACGCGGTGCTCAGCCTCGGCACCTCGGGGGTCGTCTACGCCCGCACGGCCGCCCCGGTGCACGACTATGCGGGATACGTGTGCAGCTACGCCGACGCCACGGGTGCGCACCTGCCGCTGGTCGCCACGCTGAACGCCGCGCGCAATCTGCATCTGGGGGCGAGCCTGCTGGGGTGCACCTACGCCGAGCTGTCCGACCTGGCTCTGGAGGCGCCCGCCGGTGCGGGCGGACTGGCGCTGCTGCCGTACTTCGAGGGCGAACGCACGCCGGACCTGCCCCACGCCCGCGGGTCGCTGCAGGGGGCGACGCTCACGAACCTCACCCGCGCGAACTTCGCGCGCGCCGTCGTCGAGGGGACCCTTGCGAGCCAGGTCGCCATGCTCGATGCGCTGCACGCCTGTGCCGTGCCGACGACGCGGATGCTGCTGATCGGCGGGGCGGCGAAGAACCACGCCGTGCAACGGGTGCTCAGCCAGATGGTCGACCTGCCGATCGTCGTGCCGGAGTTCGACGAGTACGTCACGAAGGGCGCCGCCATGCAGGCGGCGGCGGCCCTGGACGGGGCGTTCCCGTCGTGGGAGCTCGCCGCGACGGAGCTCCCGCGTGCGCAGTTCGAGCCGCAGATCGCCCGGCAGCACGTCGAGGCGCAGCGCGCGCTCGGCTACATCGACCCCGTTCTCATCGGCTCCTCCTGACCTCGGCCGACGGCCGAG
This portion of the Microbacterium hatanonis genome encodes:
- a CDS encoding FGGY family carbohydrate kinase, whose amino-acid sequence is MTLVAGIDSSTQACKVTVRDLATGLRVREGKAAHPDATVVDPEVWWTALLEAVRAAGGLDDVAAVSVSGQQHTPIFLDASGAAVARSPLWNDTGSHPQMVALNAELGREEWIRRTGLPLTLSDTVVKARWLRDTDPDAARRTAAVAVVHDWLTWRLRGFGPGTGGVERLTTDRSEASGTAYWSGQDEAYTPDLFAHAFGSSAILPEVLGPLGRAGVTGAGIPGVPAGIPIGVGSGDNAAAALALGLEDGDAVLSLGTSGVVYARTAAPVHDYAGYVCSYADATGAHLPLVATLNAARNLHLGASLLGCTYAELSDLALEAPAGAGGLALLPYFEGERTPDLPHARGSLQGATLTNLTRANFARAVVEGTLASQVAMLDALHACAVPTTRMLLIGGAAKNHAVQRVLSQMVDLPIVVPEFDEYVTKGAAMQAAAALDGAFPSWELAATELPRAQFEPQIARQHVEAQRALGYIDPVLIGSS